One window of Medicago truncatula cultivar Jemalong A17 chromosome 2, MtrunA17r5.0-ANR, whole genome shotgun sequence genomic DNA carries:
- the LOC120578125 gene encoding ATP synthase subunit alpha, chloroplastic has product MYTIIVAKTTNSPSTLQYLAPYTGAALAEYFMYRERHTLIIYDDPSKQAQAYRQMSLLLRRPPGREAYPMDIFYLHYRLLKTTAKLSSQLGEGSMTALSIVETQSGDVSAYIPTNLISITDGQIFLSADLFNAGIRPAINVGISVSRIGSATQIKAMKQVAGKLKLKLAQFAKLEAFAQFASDFNKATQNQLARGQRLNGLLKQSQSAPLTVEEQIITIYTGTNGYIDSLEIDQVRKFLVELRAYLKTSKPKFNEIISSIKGQFFPQNGLIIRDRDSITFSFQWNNNLFFSIIPFN; this is encoded by the coding sequence atgtacacTATTATAGTGGCTAAAACAACAAATTCTCCATCTACATTACAATACCTCGCTCCTTATACAGGTGCAGCTCTGGCTGAATATTTTATGTACCGTGAACGTCACACTTTAATCATTTATGACGATCCCTCAAAACAAGCACAAGCTTATCGCCAAATGTCTCTTCTATTACGAAGACCACCAGGTCGCGAAGCGTATCCCatggatattttttatttacattatcGTCTTTTGAAAACAACCGCTAAATTAAGTTCTCAGTTAGGTGAAGGAAGTATGACTGCTTTATCAATAGTTGAGACCCAATCAGGAGATGTTTCAGCTTATATTCCTACTAATCTAATTTCCATTACAGATGGCCAAATATTTTTATCTGCCGATCTATTCAATGCTGGAATCAGACCAGCTATTAATGTGGGTATTTCCGTTTCCAGAATTGGATCGGCGACTCAAATTAAAGCCATGAAACAGGTAGCTggtaaattaaaattgaaattggcACAATTTGCAAAATTAGAAGCTTTTGCACAATTCGCTTCTGATTTCAATAAAGCTACGCAAAATCAATTGGCAAGAGGTCAACGATTGAATGGGTTGCTTAAACAATCCCAATCAGCTCCTCTCACTGTGGAAGAACAGATAATAACTATATATACTGGAACGAATGGTTATATTGATTCATTAGAAATTGACCAGGTACGAAAATTTCTCGTTGAGTTAAGGGCTTATTTAAAAACGAGTAAACCTAAATTTAACGAAATCATATCTTCTATCAAGGGACAATTTTTTCCTcaaaatggtcttataattagggacagagATAGTAtcactttcagttttcaatgGAATAATAACTTAttcttttcaattatacccttcaattaa